The following is a genomic window from Salarias fasciatus chromosome 10, fSalaFa1.1, whole genome shotgun sequence.
atctcaacttctgtaccggtggaaagaagatgtaaacgctgagcgtctcggacagaacgggaaaagctgttattgacggacagttcaggatgtcagcggcgtagcagcggcttggagagaaagagggaatcattgttctggtaggtttcatttctgggtttagcgtggctgtttactgttctcttgttgttttatcttcatcttgttgttcagtgatcatcgtgttgctctcaggggttagaatgcagcaagtgacggtcgctcagctgtgaggcgttcaggttccaaagtcataatccggctcttttcagaacagaggtctggtcaaacgtttgtaaaaactcacagtcggtgcgtctatatgttcgtttctaagggaaagcgatcgttcacaacattgacatggttctaaatagttgtttagattctaattaaaacatcttcaattatgtgcgcatgcacacctgacttcgctgaagtgctgaagacgcacatcttcaatttgacacttgtttgtttaaaaaaaaaaagtgcaataaaaaggtatgttttacataacataatgaataatcgtgatgaataatcgtgattacaatattgacaaaaataatcgtgattatcattttggccttaatcgtgcagccctacttcCAGCATATTTCTGATGGGTGTAAAAACTGAATGTCTTCTAACTGTGAAACTCTTCACAGTATTAAAGCAAACGAGTCAAACCTGCTGTGGTCATTTTAATCAACCGCAAGTCATTCATGAAAACCGGTCATGCTTGATTCTGTTAACTGAATGTTGCGTGCAAACAGTTTATTATGGTGCTTGTGTAATATCAGCATCATAACTAGGtccatgttctttttttgtaactttGCAATGTGCTTAGCTGATTGTTGCATAAAacgtttctttttgtgtttcacaagatttcacaatgttttttccaGCATAAACTTCCACATGTGGAAAGTCAACGTACTTGTAGTATTAAAGCATGCAGGTCCCATACAAAAGATTGCAGATATTTGCTGAGCATGATCTTTTTGGTATGGCTGACGGTGGAGGcgaactgaacacacacaagcacagtgAAGTCCCAGACATCTCGCGTGGGCTTTAAGTTTGGCCTTTATCAAGTGTAAATACTCCTCTCTGTTCACTGGAGAGTTGGCACGTAGTTGAAACTCGTGAACTCACTGTTGTCCTCGTGAGACGCATTATACCCTGCTGGCCTGACCCTGTTGAATTTCACCTGTGCTAAAATGTGGGAATTAGCACTGAGGCGTGGTGGTGTTGTGTTAACTGCACTCTGTTGGCATTGGGAGGCGTGCATGTTCTCCAACGGTTTGTTATCTCACAGCTTTAAGCTGGGGATTAACCCAGAGGATACACACAGTGTCCGGCCATAGCAAACTAGCCACAGACGGGAATCCACTTGTCCTCTGAGTCTATTGTTGAGCTGTGACCTCTTTATTTTAAGAGATTTATAGATTACAGTTGGTGTGTTCTGCAGCGTTTAAACAATTCACTCTTGTTTAGTTCAAAGTaattttattttggaacattGATGTGTTcgtatgttttctttgttgtccatTCAGTAAGGCTGTATGCAGCACAGGCCTTTGTGTGGCTTGCCTCATGGCCTCTAAAGCTGACCCCATAGCTTCCACCCATCGAACTGCTTCATCTATAGCCGATCCATTATTGTGGCACATAACAGAGTGCTTTAGATGCTGCGAACAAAAGCCTGTGAGAAGTGACGTGGCTTGGCGAGAGCGGTGCAGTCAACCAGAAGGACAAATCACAGCTTGTTCCCGTGCACGCTCCACATTCGTGGGCGTGATGTGTTTTCGGGATGTGTGGGAGTGGGAGCTTGCAAATCCTGTGTATGCTCATCTTGTGTGCACGCAGACGAAATGATTTATAGCCGCTGTGCTGCACCAGTTAGCCACACTTTGTGGTTAAAAACATGAGAACAAGTAATGCATCGGTCAAAGCCAAAGTAGAAGGTGTTTATATGTGCAGTTCAGTAAAAGGGGGGGTATACTGACATCtgggagaaaaagagaaggCGGAGTGTtgctgaggagagagaaacGAGCCGCACAGCATCCAGTCCTGCAGCTATAATGAGCGCTGCCAATGGAGTCTATAGGAGAGCTGTTGCGTAATCTTCTGTGGctcgggaggggaggggagggcttATGTAACTGCTTATTTACGGCAGAGCGAGGAAAAGGGACAGGGTGATCTGCTCTGGAGCTTGCGTGCGGTTCAGCATGTCATGAAGACGTGGATGCTGCCACCAAACGGTTTCTGTGTGACTGACACCATACTATACCAAAGATGGTTCTAATCCTGCACAAGCCCTTACCGGGTATGaggaaggttgtttttttttttttagttacaCAATGAACTATTGTACTGAACATAAACAGCAAATCTTCCTCATTTTCTCTGAGGAAGAAGGAAGTAATTCCTCTCCTTagtttaccccccccccccccccccccccccccccccacatctgATATGCATGCTGCGTCCTTGCATTGTGACTTTTAGGTCATGCaggtggttttgtgttttcgctcctcctcctttcccccaCTGAGCCGAACCCATTGCTGTTGTTAGGTAGCCATGTTGCATAAACAATAGAAGGACTCTCAGGGTGAGGCCAGGACTGGGCGTTCGTCCAGGTCGACACACAATGAAACACTGtggccctctctctctctctctctttcagccaTCATGACTCACCAGTACCCCGCTCTGACTCCTGAGCAGAAGAAGGACCTGCAGGACATCGCTCTGAGGATAGTGGCTCCAGGGAAAGGCATCCTTGCAGCTGATGAGTCCAccggtatgtgtgtgtgacaacaTGGGATTATTTATCCCCAAAGGATGTCAGTTATAAACCTCAATATCATTATATTCCATATCACGAACATTATATGGAATATTCCTCAGTATCTTAGAATTCTTGTGTGATGTGAATCTATATTCCCATTATTGAATAAATCATCTTCAGTCAGCACGATGCACATGTCTTTTAACATAAATATGGTTTTATCTGTGACATTGCAAAGTGATTAATAAATTACCCAATTTCCCAAATGAAATCCTTATGTTTTGTTTCAGAATGTCACAATGGTGTGGCTCAAATATTTCATTataataattattaaaaaaggaaacatcaAACTCTCCATTCAGAAATGTCTCCACAGTAAGGCAACCTGAGAAACGATGTAATTAAATTGTTGGTAAAATAATCTTCTGGACTAATTAAAGTgatcatttaaatgtttcttttcacagtATTAATTCATATTACAGTAATTCCTCTCATATTTAAAGTAAAGTAATAAGATGAATCCATAATGAAAACGTCCATTTTGATTTATTCCCGTGTGACAGCAGAGAGTGAGAAATTGACTTTCAAATGGAAGAAACGCCAATAACCACTTTAAAGCAGCTGACATTAAACACATAACTAATGTTtctattaaaaatgaaaagcagcatcTTAACCTCTATTTGAACACGGTTCATTTTGTACACATGAGTGAATTCTTGGTGTGAACGGCGCATCTGCCTTTCGTCTCCAGGGAGCATGGCCAAGCGCTTGAACCCCATTGGGGTTGAGAACACAGAGGAGAACCGGCGCCGCTACCGCCAGCTGCTCTTCACCGCCGACCAGCGCATCGACAACTGCATCGGCGGAGTCATCTTCTTCCACGAAACCCTCTACCAGAACACAGACGACGGCACTAACTTTGCCAAGCTCATCAAGGACCGCGGCATCGTTGTGGGCATCAAGGTACAAAATGTCCAAGTTCCGCCAATACTAGAATGTCTGTGATGAGGGAAAAATAGATTTCAGTAAGATTTGAATTCATTTAGTCATCTCTCTGATTGATAACTTGCAACAGCGTTTTGTGTCATCTGCTCACGTAACCTGTGCTGCACTGTCAAGtctttttaaaataactttGACATTTTGCCAAGTAAAACTATAAACTACCCCAAAACAATAACCTAATGTCAGCATGTTTAGATAAACAGAGCCGCTCACCCGGAACGGCAGAGCAGGTTTTGAGGATAAACTGGGCTAAAGGTTGTTCATTCAGGAAGCGTGAAGTCAGCGAAAAGCCAACTGCTTTGTCACatttgtcctgttttctctcctcacagGTCGACAAGGGTGTCGTGCCCCTGGCCGGGACAAATGGAGAGACCACCACTCAGGGTAGGAAGCACgtgaaacacactctgaaacagatcaggTTCAGCTTTGATCAACACCAAATGTCCAATCATTCCAAAAACCTTGATGGATCGTattcctctgtgtttttaccATGCGTAGGCCTGGACGGGCTGTCTGAGCGCTGCGCGCAGTACAAGAAGGACGGCGCCGACTTCGCCAAGTGGCGCTGTGTGCTGAAGATCAGCGAGACCACTCCATCCGAGCTGGCCATCTTTGAGAACGCTAATGTCCTGGCGCGATATGCCAGCATCTGCCAGCAGGTTGGTGTGACATTACAGAGACTTCCATTATATCTAACTTATCTCTAAAATTagaggttttattttaatattttctttcctGTCTCTTAGAATGGAATTGTACCAATTGTGGAGCCTGAGATCCTTCCCGATGGTGACCATGACCTGAAGCGTTGCCAGTACGTCACTGAGAAGGTACTGCAGTCATACGTTTAACTGAAATCACAATGTCAACCCCATAGATTTTACAGTTTTCAAAGTTAGCTCTTGCTTCCAAAGTTGTGACTCCTGCACCTCTCCATCTGCTGCCCCCAGGTCCTAGCTGCAGTTTACAAGGCTCTGTCAGATCACCACGTGTACTTGGAGGGCACACTGCTGAAGCCCAACATGGTCACGGCTGGACACTCCTGCCCCAACAAGTACAGCAGCGAGGAAATCGCCATGGCCACCGTCACTGCCCTGCGCCGCACCGTGCCTCCTGCCGTCACAGGTCAGACACGCACACGTGCATGGACAGCAGTGTGCCTGGAGAAAGCACATTTATTTAACCGTTGTTCAACCTTTTTGAGACCTTTTGGATTTTAACGTGTTTATttccttgttctttttttcctcaggagTGACATTCCTGTCTGGCGGTCAGTCTGAAGAGGAGGCCAGCGTGAACCTTAATTCCATCAACAACTGTCCACTCGCCAAGCCCTGGGCCCTCACTTTCTCCTACGGCCGTGCCCTGCAGGCCTCTGCACTCAACGCATGGAAAGGAGAACTGAGCAATGAGAAGGCGGCCACTGAGGAGTTCATCAAGCGTGCCGAGGtcagaaaaccccaacaagaCACCGAGCATCTGCTCACAActgtaaaacataaaaaccGTTCTTTACTCATAaggctttttgctttttttttgtgtgtgtgtctcatttgTAGGCAAACGGCTTGGCTGCTCTCGGCAAATATGAGTCTTCTGGAACTGCCGGTGCTGCTGGGAAATCCCTCTACGTGGCTAATCATGCCTACTAAGCATGGACCTGCCACATGCAACGTCGGCCTAGTTCTAGTCTTATATCTGCTCTGCTATTCCCTCTCACTCTTCCATCAGTCACATGCCTGTGCTGCCTACGATACTTTAGTTATTAAAATGACAACAGATAAATGTTGCGGGAgacaaaatgcaaaatgatGGTATTAAAGGGAACgggcttggtttttttttttttcttcttgtttttctatcggatcaaacaaatcaaaatggCTTAGACAATTTCTGATTGAGGTGTTGAGTTTTGCTGTATGTGTAGCTGTTATCGGGGTGAGATGTGGTAAGTTAGTGGCTGAGTAAAAGTTGACAGTACACCAGGCTAATCAGTCAAGTGTTCATTTAATTCCTCTTATGTCCCAACTTTAGATTTCTTCCTTCCATGAATCACTCCAAAGCAGGCCAagtcagcatgtgtgtgtgtgtgtgtgtctcggtgtttCGCTTCTATCAGAACACATTGTTGGCTCATTGTGAATCGCTATACTAACATCAGCAACGACAGTGGGACCAACCGATGACCAGTGGTAGCAGTACATCTGTTTAATGGGCAAAACGGCAAGACGCGCATAGTGAGGGTTTTTTTGGATTGTGGAGGATTTAGAGGGAAAACGCAGAGAGCTGGTTGTGCTTTAAGAACACAGTAGCACTTGGAGAAGTCGGTACTGTAACATGCCACTGCACACACGTAACAATTCATCTTAATCTTTATGTTCTGATGCCCCTTATCACCATTATACCGGAAAAAATGAACATCTTGTGTGTCTGTTCTCAGTATAACATTAGCTTTAAATTACAACCAGTAATTACTGTATTCAGTTGTGTGAAGTTGTCAATATTATGTGATGTTTGTGTGTcaacccccctccccaccctccCCTTACTGATTCCCCACTGCCTGCCCCCCCCCTCTCGGGAAGATCAGATGAGTTTCAGCTGACGGTACGGACCAACATGTGGGGCGGCGAGCTGGGAGGAAACAGTCACTGCTGTATTGGACTACTGTGACGTTTGTGATGTTAATATTGGTGTTGAAGCACTTGGTGTGTCAAATAGTGcagaaaaataaactaaaagaaACATCAAGGAAAGTGTCTGTGTTGTCattggtgtgttttgtgtcagaTTTATTTATAGCCAGTGAAAATACAACATCAATTCAAATTGATGCTGAGTGAATTTAGCAGTGTCTGCCTCATACTGCCTTTAAATCCTCATGGtgactgcatgttagtggagtGTCATTAGTCTTCCTGAGCCGTGATAACAAAGTCCTCAGTATTTGAGCCTGTTTGAAGGCCTTTCTCCAAAAAGATTGTATGTTCTCTCagtatttgtagtttttttctcTGGATAATCTGGTTTCCCCTGAGATACTTGTAAGGAGATTTGACAGCTTTAAATTTCCTGTAGGTGTGAGTAGAATAGAAGATCGACGGACATCCTACTGCAGTTTCTTTGCTGGGGTCCTTATAGTTGCTGGTAACTGATGAGCACctataaataaaagtgctccAGTGTGCACAGTAACACCTGGTTGAAATAACCACACAGGGGCGTGCTCAGGTGGGTAAGTAGGTTGAAATGATTAAAGATGAAACTTCCAGTGTTGCACCGTGTTGTGTTTTTCGACAGCCTCATGTAAATGCTCCTAATTAATGATACAGTAATGATGAACTGGATGAATTTAGCAGGTGCTTCAGGAAAAAGAATCACGTGGGGCTCACGTACGTCTGTGCGTTAGATATATTCACTGGGAGAGGCCGACGGACACTGTCCGTCCCTGTCTGACAGACAGCAGTGTTCCAAAATAGGTGCTTGTCAAGCCTCATGGTTGTGTCTACTTTTATTAGATTTTGCTCATATTTATGAGTTACAGCTACATTGTCGTACTAACTTGCACTTGCCTGTTTTTTTAAGATACTACGTAAGGACGGTAGTCATGTGACACCAGGCGGGGTTGGTTGCAGAAACAAGCGCACCCATTTGTTAGCAGGAATGGCTACCACGGAAGTGGGTGAGTAGCTTCAGAACTGAATTAAATAAAGGTATTTTACTGAGAAAGGTGGTGATATGAACGTGTGGCAGTTTGGAGAGTGTTTCATCTCATGCAGCAGATATAGCGATTCGGCGCAGAGCTCCTGTTTTGGCCGTTTTGTGGCTCCTGAGgctaaatgctaacagctagcttcagagatgctgcagtgtttcctccttCTCATACCTTATAATCTTATATTCCATTAAATTACTGTCAGACCGTGGCATTATTTCAATCATTAGTAAATTTAGGCAGCATAAATGTCACATCTAATATAATCTGGTCTGTATATCTGTAAAGCTAAACTAGATGTGAAGCAATGTGGTAGTGAATGAAGTGGTATCAGAGGGTGGGACAGTGTTTCATATGGATTCGTCAAGTATTTGGAAGTGACACGATTTACTATTACAAGATACAAAGTAAAGTATTTATCTTACTCTGACTTATTTTAGCAGAATATCTTCATAAACGGTTGAACATCAGCAATAAAAATCTGGGAATATAACTATTAAAACTGGAAGAATAGTATTCAGTGGCCATTTATTGAAATGCCAGTAACATGACTGTGCTTAAAATGAGCCTTTCAGAGGGACAGAATCTCATCAAAGTGAAGGGAAGTAGTAAAAAGTGCGTATGATCAACAATATCTGAATAATATGAGAATGTTATGGACAAATAAATAGCTaaatttcacttttcatttctGTCAATTCATGTATAGAATTCTCAGTTTTGATCAAAAATATCAAACTATTATTTCCAAAAAGACAGtccaaaaaataattaaatatttattacCGAACATTTGATGCATATCTTCACGGTGTATAATTTCAGATCAGATTTATAGTAATTTTGATGTGTTCTTCAAAATTACCAAAcacttttcagaaatgtttctggGCTCACAGAAATAGTGAATGGAGTTTTCCACAATTATGTAGATAACATGTTTAATGGAGAGTGAAATCAGCAGTTTAATCACAATTTTACTCAGCAGCCAGACAGTaacactgtttgtgtgtgtgtgtttgttgtctcAGAGCGTCGACGAGGCCAGCTCGCTGCTCTCTCCATAGCGGTCGTGGTCATCATTGTGGGAGTCCCTCTGTGGTGGCGAACAACTGAAACGTACCGCGCGTGGCTGCCTGTCAGTCAGATCAATGAACTGGCTaaactgcaggtttgattataCTCTGATTGACTTCACATCTTGCACTTTATGTGAAATTTATCTTCTTTAATCTGTTTACCAATTTCTCATTCCCCtcattgtgttttattccaGCTTCAGCTGAGTGCTGATGTGGAGGTTGTGTTTGCACGTGGCACCGTCACTCCGGAACAGCAGAAGAAAATCCCCCTGACACAGACACAGGATGAAGAACATGGAGTAGACGGTGATTTAATAACGATCCTCATGACCCTCGATTACACAATAGGCAGCCTCTGAACTCGTCAAATCTTCTGTTTCCAGAGGACACCGCTTTGAGGTACCGGTATGAAACAAAATACCGCACGGCTACAATCATGGAGGAGGACGCACTGAACCAGCCCActgctgcaggtgagctgctggTTCAGTGAAGCATTCAGATTTTAACATCTCCTTTCTAAAAAGCAGTGATTTTGATTTCTCTCTGTAGAAGCAGATCTGTCTCTGCTCACGCTCAGTGAGAGCCCGTGTGGATCTTTGGTCGTTTACATTATTCCACAGTCTTCTTCGCTGCTGCCTGAGGTTTGAGTTCCTCATTTTTTAACATTCTGTAGTGGACTTCTGATCATTTTGATATTCTTTCTTTCATACATGTGTTTGGCCTGTGTAATAAAGTGTTGCCGTTACATTGAAAACATTCAATAAATAAGTTCATTGCTGCTTTGCATCTCCAGTACTCAGGAGGCTCCTATCACTTTCCTTCATGACTTTCAGGACGTTAACGTGTACGTCGGTCAACGCCGGACGGCCCTCTTGCGAATGGGCCCCCAGATGAGAGTCGGCAAGACGCTGGAACAACTCCTGGCTCACCTGGAGCCTCGGATCAAGCAGGTGCTGCAGGTGATGTCGTTCAGCCACGCCGACATCACGGCTGCGCTCAGCGACCGAGTCCGGTTCAGTCCCGACAGCAAGGAGAGCATCGCTGACAGCATGAGGGCCTTCAAATCCAGTCCAGGTTAGTTCCTCTTTCatccaaaaaatgtatttctgttcTAATCTGTCTGTGCGTCACCCCTGCAGATTATTTATCTTTTCTTGTCTCCGTTAGGTTATGAGATAACCTTCAGTCTGTTGAACCCCGACCCAAAGTCACACCGGCTGCACTGGGATATCGAAGGCGCTGTGGAAACGTACATCCAGCCTTTACTGACCAAACTGTCCCCTGTGGCAAACTTCAGTCTGGACTCTCAGGTATTGTGGCCGTTAATCTGCCACATTGATGTGCTATGTTTAAATTTTCAGCTTCTTTAGCGTTTTTTTGCTCATCTCCGTTTTAAAGACCTTGCACTATGCCATGCTCGGTGTCAACCCACGCTTCGACAGCAGCCGCAGCGCCTACACCCTCAATGCTGACAGTCTTGCTCACGTCATCAACCCGGTGGAAGCTCGACTTGGTAAAAATCTCCCTTCTTCAAAGCAACTATTGGTTGAAGaaacatgatttcatttttattctatttacaaaagctgctttttttgtttgttttttttatttccaggctCTAATGCTGCGTCTTCCAACCCGGTGTTGAATTTTCTTTTGTACGTCCCCGATGCCAACCATTCGCCCCTTTACATCCATGACCGCCATAAACAGGAAGTGCGCACTAATGCGTTTCACTCCCCGCGATGGGGTGGAATCATGGTAAGATCAACAAAGTGATTGCCATTTGACAGTTTTGAGCATTTCTgattcattttattaaattaataaattagAAAGTAACCGTAGAAATCAATAATGAGTCTGAAAGCGTTGATTTCCATCAAGAAGACCTTTGAGACATTTTCCAGTGGCGAAGAGGATGATTTCAGCCCATAACgccatgctgtttttttttttttgttttttttgtaggttTATAATGTTAATGGTTTCTATGGGCCAGAGCCTCAGTTCCCGGTGGACATTAATATTAACATGGCCAAAGTCATGGGAGTCTTCCTCGCACAGCTTCGGTAAGCGCTCAGTTTCTAAACGGTAGCCGTCCTTCAGCTGGAGACCTGAGCCGACACACCTTGTGCTGTGTGTGATtcctcaggctgctgctgggcgtGCAGTCGTCGTCGCCTCCCTCAGACTTCCTGATAGCGCCGTGTGGGAGCGCAGGACTGGCTGACTGGGAGCTGGACCGCCTCATGTGGAGTCGCAGTGTGGAAAACGTAGCTACggccaccaccaccatcacctcTCTGGCACAGCTGCTGGACCAGATCGGAAACATTGTGATTAATGACAACATTGCCCAACAGGTGAGTAATATTTAGAGCTGTATCTGTGCTGCTTTTCAGCCACAGCaccaaaccaaaacattttctgCTCCTGCCACTCAGGTGTCCAGTGCCGTCACGTCCCTGCAGCTGGCCGTGGGCGAGCTGGAGGCCGGGAACCTCGGCTTTGCTCTCCAGTACAGCAAGGAAGCCATCTTGGCGTCAGAGAAAGCCTTCTTCGAcccctcgctcctccacctcctttaCTTTCCCGACGACCAGAAGTTTGCCATCTACATCCCGCTCTTCCTGCCCATGTGTGTGCCTATCCTGCTGTCCCTGCTCAAGATAGTGTCAGAGGCCAGACAGAGGCgcagagaaaaacaagccaAAAAGGACTAAAGCATGAGGAAAAGGGGGCATGACAAACAAAGAATGAACTAAATTCATGGACTTGATCTTTAAGGCATAATGGAGGGTTTCTTTGAAGGTGATGGgaatttgaagttttttttttttgtttttttttttttgctgtctttgTCTGAGGATttatgcttcttttcttttcagattttaatgaaTGGCTGCTATGACGGTGTCGCACTGTACAGTTGAAAGCTTGAATTGTAAATGTGTACAAGTTTTATATTTGTGTATGCCATTTTAAgttattaagaaaataaaaactaaagatGATTATGTGCCATTACTTTTTATGTTCAGAAACATAGGTCAACCTTCACCAAATGTAAGTAGGAGGCTACTttatgtattttgttttgtttcatctttgtttttttatccatCCATACATCGTCTGTGTAGCTTACTCCTGTGCACAGGGTaatggagccaatcccagctgacagtggGTGAGAACAGGGTGCAGTTTATGTCCCTGGATTTTTCCCACAGTCTTAAATCATGTTTGTGAGGTAAATGGGTGACACTAATGCTTATTGTGATGAGTTAGGCTGGTTTCGCACCTGGATAATttcttagtgtgtgtgttaaggTCTGAGTTTGACTCATGATGCATTCAACCGTAATCATCTTTTTTAGTTTCTGTGGTATTTAAGTTCTTCGGTGGGATTTTCTGACCAGATCCATGCCCCGTGGTGACTCAGTGTTGCAGCAGTATGTCCCCTCGCtcgccagcagagggcgctgtgtGCAGACTTAAAGGTTGTTGCACGCGCTCCCACCGCTGAAGAAGACCGCGTGCTTCTTTGCAGGGTGAATTTAGCTTCTGGTAAGCCACTGCTTGTTTTGTAACTTAATACCTCGTAAAGCTCCATTTTATGTAACTACACGCTGTATAACGTGAAGT
Proteins encoded in this region:
- the pigs gene encoding GPI transamidase component PIG-S, with translation MATTEVERRRGQLAALSIAVVVIIVGVPLWWRTTETYRAWLPVSQINELAKLQLQLSADVEVVFARGTVTPEQQKKIPLTQTQDEEHGVDEDTALRYRYETKYRTATIMEEDALNQPTAAEADLSLLTLSESPCGSLVVYIIPQSSSLLPEDVNVYVGQRRTALLRMGPQMRVGKTLEQLLAHLEPRIKQVLQVMSFSHADITAALSDRVRFSPDSKESIADSMRAFKSSPGYEITFSLLNPDPKSHRLHWDIEGAVETYIQPLLTKLSPVANFSLDSQTLHYAMLGVNPRFDSSRSAYTLNADSLAHVINPVEARLGSNAASSNPVLNFLLYVPDANHSPLYIHDRHKQEVRTNAFHSPRWGGIMVYNVNGFYGPEPQFPVDININMAKVMGVFLAQLRLLLGVQSSSPPSDFLIAPCGSAGLADWELDRLMWSRSVENVATATTTITSLAQLLDQIGNIVINDNIAQQVSSAVTSLQLAVGELEAGNLGFALQYSKEAILASEKAFFDPSLLHLLYFPDDQKFAIYIPLFLPMCVPILLSLLKIVSEARQRRREKQAKKD
- the aldocb gene encoding fructose-bisphosphate aldolase C-B; protein product: MTHQYPALTPEQKKDLQDIALRIVAPGKGILAADESTGSMAKRLNPIGVENTEENRRRYRQLLFTADQRIDNCIGGVIFFHETLYQNTDDGTNFAKLIKDRGIVVGIKVDKGVVPLAGTNGETTTQGLDGLSERCAQYKKDGADFAKWRCVLKISETTPSELAIFENANVLARYASICQQNGIVPIVEPEILPDGDHDLKRCQYVTEKVLAAVYKALSDHHVYLEGTLLKPNMVTAGHSCPNKYSSEEIAMATVTALRRTVPPAVTGVTFLSGGQSEEEASVNLNSINNCPLAKPWALTFSYGRALQASALNAWKGELSNEKAATEEFIKRAEANGLAALGKYESSGTAGAAGKSLYVANHAY